In Lathyrus oleraceus cultivar Zhongwan6 chromosome 2, CAAS_Psat_ZW6_1.0, whole genome shotgun sequence, the DNA window tctgttttaatgtggattttctatgtttgatgtccAATTATGATCATCTTGCTTGCCTCtgccttatcttgttcattaGATGGCTTTGCCTATTGatttagacttggtcctttttaggacatgttcttacttgaataaatgtgcttcatgttgaatatcaacttctgttttgactttttgctttgcctttgaccctagtctttgcactagtggtttgtactcaccttttgagctttgtatttcaggttcaagcatttagttctaatggatgatatgctctcattacttgagatgcaagttactttggttaactaattttgattgtgttgtaggtcctttaGTGGTGAATTCACTTGAGTGATTGCCTTTTATGGCctacatgttgtacatattggaaaccactgttgttgtctgttggttGTTTTGTCTGAATATCCTACTGATTGTTTGGCTTTTCATACAtgtacattagtcgcttttagctcattacttgagctttgctttgcttgtggttggtataccacttaggtaacctctctaactccatgtagtctggaagccctgtcgtttcttttggcaggcatttggctgaagtcctccttaagaggcaatgtctgtgattgtttatatttgtgctaaagaactccttgtcgaggcatgttacttaagtcctcctaagtgaagaggcaattgacagatagaagggatttgcaatcaatcccctattaatcagttgagtctttcattatgctcgcactacgtgctgaagcttttgaataaacacccaaaatcttgtatagagtcagtcatgtggaatagggtccctcattctggatccccacaccttttttgattcaagctcacccaggccagggttaagagcatgaggtctaatcctcatttcctttcatcagcttcaccctaactctcaatgttagcGGTTAAGAGCTCAAAAACACCCCTTACAgatttggcttgtttgtcgagattgatatgaccccttgactaaagcccaactttgtctgagcctcttgcttgtgtatagagtgtgataATTGATTGATGTGATTGCTTGTGTTTGCATTTGCATATGTTTTTTTGCATTTgttgtttgatttgtttgaggagacagatgtaagaccattgattggctatctgtttcctgttccttttggggagctggatataagaccagttattggcactccatttcctgtTTTGTTTCCTTTGTGGAGccagatgtaagaccattgattggctatctgtttcctgttccttttggggagctggatataagaccagttattggcactccatttcctgtTTTGTTTCCTTTGTGGAGccagatgtaagaccattgattggctatctgtttcctgttccttttggggagttggatataagaccagttattggcactccatttcctgtTTTGTTTCCTTTGTGGAGccagatgtaagaccattgattggctatctctttcctgttccttttggggagctggatataagaccagttattggcactccatttcctgttttgtttcctttgtggagctagatgtaagaccattgattggctatttgtttcctgttccttttggggcgctggatataagaccagttattggcactccatttcctgttttgtttcctttgtggagctagatgtaagaccattgattggctatctgtttcctgttccttttgtggagttagatgtaagaccattgattggctatctgtttcccatgttgctttgtggggttggacgtaagaccatttattggcactccgtttcccatctcgtttcggagttggatgtaagaccatttattggcaccCCATTTCCAACTTTGTTCTTTTTGAACTTGCTTATTTGTTTATGCTTTGTATTgtttaattccaaaggaacttacttggatcatttctatgatcttgagaaaggaaTTCCTGCTTGTGGCGTTGTCCCTTATCCAtcacctcttgcatgcttaaccttgaaCCCTTTTTCATCCTTAAACCCAAAAAACCAAAATTGTGCAAACTTCTGATtctttttcaaactagaaacttAGGCCATATGCCCctgatttttttttcaaacttcttttcatgAATAATCATTGTAATTGAACTTAActcatactttgaccatattttgtgaatactctaattggttAACTTAACCCACTCAATTGTTTCTGTGGCTCTGTGCCCattccttaatcaaattttcatacattagccgtagatctgaattatcttagtggttgatgtaaatctcaccgcatccttagtgagttgattgtaagacttccatacttattatagggttaacccctcactagtatgttgaagccatcctcacatggtggattgttggttcaggtcgagtgttctccctttgataatgaaagaccttaaggcttttgtttaaaatcaatccactcattttttggaaatcttttagccgaactacgaggttttgatcctgttaaggtacgtaggcaatggattcatccatccaaacacaaaaataataaacttgtacattcttttctcacctcttccctcatgtttgcacaataaacTTTCATAAACAATACTTTTTGcaacaaattgtgaaaagggttccctaggagtacctaggatgttgtgggtgcctaacaccttcccacaacataattacccccttacccagatctctgtaccccttttattagttttctttgtaaaacttcttaggcttttgtttgctttctagccattcctttggataaatagaagtgcggtggcgactctactttgtatgctttgcttttgatttagtcaataaatctaaaggtaatgaatacacTGCTAAAATATCAAAAGTAATAAAAATATGAATATTTAAGGAAATAAAGAATGCGATAAATAACATAAAGATAAATCAAGTAAAACGATAAAGATAAACACCAAAAAAGAACAAAGAAACAAACCAAACTATGCTTGACTTGCTTATGGAGTCCCTAACAGAGTCACCAACTATCACACCGTAAAAAATACCTTAGTGCTCGTGACGAGTTCTCCATCCTCTACTGTATGATCTTAAATGCATTGGAAGTTTGTTTCCATACAATGACGATCTTGGGCCATTATAACTTCATTATCTGGAATGAAAGAGAGAAGTTTCTAATGATATTCGAAGCAACaaaaacacattgatattttttTTGCTCGCCCTTCGTCATATAAATCAAATAGACCCTCTTCATCAAATCGTAACTCTGAAAAGCGAGTTTTTATTGTGCCATTTTGTTGTGTTGATTATGTACTGGAAGATCTAGATCCTAGACTAGGCCGTTGGAGAACACTAGTAGATCCCAAAGTCTGATACCTATTTCCAAATCTAGTTGCAACCGAATTTGCACCTAACGACCTGACCCTTGATATCCTGACTAGATCATGCGGGAGTGCTATGTCACGCCAGTCATCAGTCATCGCTCGCTAGCAATCTTCAACCTGTAATCCATATTAACTTCATCAAAGTTATAAAGTGAACCTATAGCAGCTGCCCGAGCATCAATGATCGGTAAGTTGATAAGGTCAATTAAACATTTGTGTATATGTGGAAAAAATGATAGCAAGAAAGCTTTGTTGTCAGGATTAATGATCAATCGCCCAAGTAATTCAACAGCAACATAATGGCAAGCTTTGACAGGAGAATTCAATATCCCCATGATGACCTTACCTACAcgtttatgtgttattttaataAATGAAGGCTTGGACGAGCTGAACATTCAAAGATCCAATATTGGAGCCATAATTAGTTCCTGACGAACCAATCAAATTCTCAAAAATCGGTGTAGTGCTTACAATATATTCTTCACCATATTTTCCTAATGATGTTTGCAATTTCATATTCAAACTTTCTTCGTGATTTTTCAGGCCGAGTCCAAGTCTGTTGCTTGCATGATCAAAGAGATGGAATTCTAGTGGCTGCAATGCTTCCCAAGACATACTCGTCGGTTCCAGGGCGAAACTTGTCAAATCGATAATCAATCCTAAAATGCAAAATCGGGGTCATTTAATAAGTGGTAAATCTCTTGGGTTTTATGATGCATCATTCCCCCTAGCTAGATCATGAACCTCTCCATAATTCAATTGAACTGCAACCTGGTTCTTGATGTAGGGTTAATGTGTTGTAGTTAATTATTAGTTATGGACTGCTAATTGTTGTAGCTGTGGACTTTGTTAGATAGATGAGTTTAGTTAAGTTGCAACTGTTATGCTTCTCAGTTAGAAAGAAATATTGATCACGTTTGTGTGTTTGGTATGTTTTGCAAGGATGTTTGGGCTTGGTAAATGAGTATGAAGAATTATTTTGAAAGGTTAAGCATGACATTTGTTTTGGTTCATGTTGAAATGAGCAAGTCAAGTCATTTGGAGAAATCTTGAGATCAAGGCACAAGGTTACATGTCTTGAGGATGCAAAAAGTGAGAGACTTACAATTAGGGGTTAtagagttgactttggtcaactagttaACAAAAAAGTCAACTATAGGTCAAAGATGTATTTTTTGTGTTTGTAAAGTCTTGAATTTTTGTGTAATGACTTGTAATGACCTCTTTTGTAATGAAATTGATGATTTGGTAATGAAGTGACTTTTTGAATATATTTGTGTAATTTGTGGTTTAAGAAAAAGGCTTTCCCTCCAAaaatgaatttgaatttgatcttGAACTTGCCATATTTTGAAATGGGATGCCCTTAACTACTTGAATGAAAAGTGTCATGTCATGAATTCATCGATCAACCAATCCTAAGTTAGTCACTAGGTAACTCTAATATGGATAACATGATCAGATAACCAAAACCAAGGATTAGGGTTTCCCTGAGGACTTGACCAAGATCAATCCACCAATTTATTTGCATCCATAATCAAAATGTCCCGATGAACCAACATGACCATACGCTTGCAAATTCTACTTAAATAACAAAGGACCTTTGAATCAAATGGTGTTATTTGAAGAATGCACTTGTGAAGTAATGACCTAAGTGATTATGACCTGAATATGTATATGAATGAATGATTGTACATAAATGAATAGTTAATAAGAGAACTATGTATGCAAGTGGATGTAGCAATAAGCCagataaaaataaaaagataagACAAATTTTTGGGTATGACACTAGCCAATTCACTGGGATGAGTTTCTTTATCAGACGAGTTggtatttttatatttattttttgGTTTAATTAAAATTTTAGTCCTCTATtttaaaatacaattttattaatatgtataattatattaaatatttataataactaaataatattaaaattacAAATTTAAAATTTTGTCAAAATTTAAGAATCAAACTTGGTCAAAACTACTAAACTTTGTATTTTTTACCAAAAACACTATGAATCcttttatatttaattttatcaAAGAGAATTGTATATTCTATAATTACAATATTTCTTTTTGAAAAAGTTTTACACAATCTATAtcaaaaaaatttattttataaatatcTTTTTGAATCAGAATTCACGCGGCTCGACTAATCATTCAGTTATTCAATGAATAATCCAATGATTCATTAGCTTCGGATGTCAGCAGAAAAAGTAGGGGATCTGTTTCCCATGGGTTACTTAAACTACCTGGTGACTCGCCAACCAAAAGGCACCAACAACATAACAACTCACTTTCTCTGCACACGAACCCTAATTTCCTTTCCTTTTCACCTCTGAAGATTTCATCTCCGTTATCTTCTTCTTTTCAAATTGCAAACACCTCTATTACTCTCTCAAGGTTTGTTTCTATTCCCCTCTTTCATTCACCACTCTTCCTCTCAATTTCACCCCCAATTTTCTGTTTCACCAACTAGGGTTGTTGAATTTCGTTTTGGGTAATATTTTAGCTTCTTCCAATTAGCTTGTTGTAGCTTTTAGAAGATATTATCATGTTTTGTGTTCGAGATCAAAGGGGGTGTTTGTTTGATACGTTAATTATTTCGACGATCGTAAAGTTTGGTTTCTTATGCAGTTTATGAATTGCAAAGAGCTAGTTCCAAAAACCGGGTTTTCTGTTTTTACCGGCGAAAATGTGTTCGAAATTGGAATGAGTTTTACTTTCACTAACTCTATGATATATGTGTGTTGCTAACTtgttattgtttttttttatcaTGCAGTGACTATTGGTGAGAAATGCAGGATCCAAGGATTCCTTTGTCCGAGAATACATTGAGTATTAagccaaagaagaagaaaaacCCAACCCAAAAGGCGTCTTTACTTCAGGTGCAAGGGAATATTGTTATCGGAGAGGGAAAGACTCCTCTGCCATTGAAATCAAGACACAAGGGTTCCAAAAGACCCATAATGACTGAAGTCTCGCCGTCTTTTCAGAAACCAGAAGGTTCCAATTCAGATTTGTTGCCCGACTCCTCTGCAGGTGGAAGTGAATACCGTCAATTGAGGCGGAAGTATTTGCAGCTGGAGGATGATGGGTTCGCGATAGGTAAAGAGCTAAAAGAGGCTGAAGATCAGGTGAAGACCCTTGAGGAGGAGAAGATTGCGTTGCTGGATCAACTCGTTGTAATGGAAGGTCTCGTTAATCCAACGGAGATTCACTTGTAGTGATTGCAATTGATCTTCTGATCGTGACACCTACATGCTGTTATATATGTAATGCCTATAATGAAGTCAATGTTTGCCTCCTTTTGTGAAGGGCTTTAGAAATTTGATGGATTAGAATCATCTGTAATGATTTTAGAAGTGAAATGCTGAAGCTCACTAATATCTAAAATGCCGTTTGAATACATCACACTGATTATCTTAGTTATAGCATATTGTTCATATTTCTTGTTCACCATCTGGATTCCTATGTTTACTATGAATTGTGATATACTGTTTTATAAAGTATCAACAAGTTGTCACTGGACAGTGAACTTTGGGGTTTGCAGACATATAATTAATACATTCATAGCGATTAATACATCTTTAAATGTGGTAACTTTTTATTATATTTGGAACCCAAAAAAGTTGTAGACAATTTCTTATATTTAATAGGTAAAATGTTACAATAGTGACCAAACTATTTTAACTTCCCAGCTCCCAGACACAAGTATACATTTCTGTTACTGACTAACCTACAATAATACCAATAACACTACATAACAGTGTTCTCTGTTGTAACAACTGACAAATAGTGATAAAGTATCCTGAAGGGATCGAGATATATTCTCTTTGAATTTTGTTTGGTATCACTTGCTTCTCCAAACATGTAGCTGTAACTTAGGTTTATAAATTATCATTTAGATTGTTCGGGACATGAGTACGAGTGTACGACTGCTTGTTCTTGTAGCGACCATGGGAGTCTCACAGCTCCTAAGCTAATATGTACATATTTACAAGTGTTGCTATCTGACCAGCCCAAGGCTCGCTGTTGCAACCTTTACAACTAAAGGACTGGTGACCTTTGACATTCTGTTACTCCATGTTAACAACCCAAATGCATAGCCCTTTAAGGGAGCAATCACTTTGAAATTCACAGTGAACTTGATCTTCTGCCCTGTTCTTGTGAATGCTAACCGATTTGGTACAACAGTAACATTAACTCCGTCTGGAGACAGCACTTCAGCTTCATAGATACTTCTTGCTTTTCCAACATTAGTCACAACCCGAGTCGCCGAAAAGCTGTCTTCAAGATTGGGGACCGTAATAGATGGATAGTTGAGGTTAGATGGTGTTTTGAATGCCCCAGCGCATGTGCTGTTGTCTCTTGTAACGAGGTGGAGTGACTTCTCATCGTAACCAATTGAACATAGGAATGCCACAAAATCTTCTGGCTGTGAATCATATACAAGACCAGGATCTAGAACTCTTGCAGGGTTCACAAACCCTGATCCATAATCAAATGCATCAGCCATTCTTCTATCAGGATCCGCTCTAATCGGTTTGTTTTGCTTATCCACAATTGTTGCTGCATATTAAATTTATGATTAGTTCCCTATGTTTGGATAGTAATTTGTGAGTCTTGTGCACTGTAAGGTCTATCTATGCAATGAACTTCCATTAGTGCTCCCAGGATCTAGATTTTTGAGGCATTAAATAGAAGACCAAATTTAACTAGTAGGAAGATTTATTTTAATGTTTGATTAAGAAGAATCTCAACAAGCCACATAGAGTAATATAAGATCTAGATAATTATATATAGGTAGTTATACCAGTAGTCATGATGGCAGATTTGATAGCAGACGGAGACCATGAAGGATGTGCAGCTTTGATTAAGGCTGCAATTCCAGTTACATGAGGACAAGACATAGAAGTTCCTGATAGAATATTGAACTTCATGTTTCCAGCTGCTGCTGGAGACCATGCTGCCAGGATGTTTAACCCTGGAGCCAAAACATCGGGCTACATAGTAGTACAACAAGAAATCATCAAGGGTTAAGTTGAGAAAAAATAAGGCATTTTATGAACTCGATGGTTAATAAATGAGAATATAACCTTCAAAATTTCGGGGGTTAAGGAATTGGGGCCTTTGGAAGAAAATGCTGTCGCACGCGGTGCAGGCTGAACTCCTACTACTGTCTTGGCCCTGGAAATCCTAGATATAGGCATGCTGTTCACCATTATACTATACATGGTTAGAGAATGGAGATAGAAGATATCAAAATGTGTATTTAATCAAATATAAAACAACAAACCTTGTGCTATTGATATATGATAGAATCTTCTCTCCCGTTTTCGCTCGAACAATAGCTGAAGGTATGACAAATGGGATGGCAACTTCTTGGTCTGTTTCATCAATAAGTATCATCCCAACTCCACCTGCCTCTTTGACTACCCTACTTTTTTCCAATTTTGACGCCATTGAACCTCCGTCGTGTCTACACACCAGAACCTTCCCTTTGGTCTTGGTCTTGTTTAATGAGCTATCCAAACAGTAACTGTAGAAAAGTAGAAAAGAGGACAACACTTAACTTTGAAAGCCATCCATTTGCATTGATATTTAGGAAACTCTAGCTTCGAAGTACCTTGTGCTTCACCTGGATTGATAAGGAGTAAAATATCCTGCAAAGGCTTCAGATGCAGGAATTGTTCTTCTGGAGGCATTCATTTCCAGTAGACTGAGACTGTCACCCTAAGGCAGATATAGAGAACTGTTAGAACAACAACAACCATGGTTCAAAAGATAACAGATGCAAAAAGCGCAAACAAAAAACACACAAGATGTCAAAATTTGATTACAAAGTTTGGCCAATTGTGCTTACGTCTCAGTCTGCAAGCGTTATTGCAGTGTCTTTCTATAATCCAACCCTAGAGTTACATATTAGAATTTATGCTTAAATACCATATCTGTGTTTACCTTGATGTTAACACCATTTCCTAATATGATATCAGAGGTGAAATCCCTATCTGTTGAGCCAGCAGCAACAGTGATGATCCATGGTGCGAGGTTTGTTGCAGAGCCAGGAGTTCCTTCATTTCCAGCGGATGCTACTACAAGAACTCCATGTCTAGCAGCATGGAAAGACGCCACAGATATGGCATCATTGAAATAGTCACCTTGAGGAGATTGAGGACCAAGAGATAGTGATATAATGTGAACACCATCTCTTATGGCATCATCAAAGGCAGCTAACAAGTCCACATCATAGCAACCTGAATTCCAACATGTTTTGTAAACAGCAATTCTAGCCATAGGTGCACCTCCCCTAGCTTTTCCTGCTGCCAAACCCTTATAGTTCATATCTGCGACGTATCGTCCTGCTGCTGTGGAAGCTGTATGGCTCCCATGACCGGCGCTGTCTCTTGCAGATCTGAAGGAGACTTTTTTGTCTGACCCTTCTTCTGCTTCATATCCACTCATATAGTATCTTGCTCCTATCACTTTCCTGAAGTTTACCATCAATTTTTAACCAATGAAGATGGTCCAACTTGAACCTAATAATGCATATGAAGTAAAAAAAATCATTAAGTGATGAGCATGTGATTCAATCAGAAACCTGTTACAAGATGAAGCATTGAATGCTTCTCCTATTTGACAACGGCCTTTCCATCTGCGTGGAACTGGTGGCATGTCAGTGTCTCTAAAGCTTGGGGATTCTGGCCAAATTCCTGTGCAAATAATGGTAAGTGATTATGACTAAAACCTGTTAGTCATGCTTTTCTTTTACTGCTATTCATAAAAGTAAAGGGATAAATATGTACTTCTGCTTCTAAAGCATTAAATAAAGTGTGTAAATACTTGTGAAAACCGACTAATAAATGTTTTCATAAGACTTCTAAGAAAAGGTACATGTTGTACGTGAGAATGAAGGGATAGTTAGTTACATAGAAGTTATCAAAAAGGTACCACCTTACTGTAAAAGTGAGACTTCTCACCTGTATCAATGATACCAATAATAACATTTTCTTGGTTTTTGTTTGAGTACCCCATATTCTCCATGGTTTCATCATCCAAAAGTCCCATGAAATCCCATGAATGAGTAGTGTGCAACATTCTTTTAGAATTGGGGAACACAGAAACCACTCCTTCCATTTCTGATGAAATTCAAACCAAATAACTaaataaatgataaaaaaaatgaTAGGATCCTTTAAACATTGAAGCTTAAGGAAGATGAAAGTTTCACTGACTTGAAATTTGGTAAGCCTGTTCTTCTGTCAGCTTTGCTGCAAAGCCTTTGAAACCATGTTTGTAGCTATAAATATGTGAAGCTTTTGCTTGTTCAATACTGTTACATAAAAAAGGTAAAATCACATATCTGAAACGACATAGAAAAAGGGATATTCCAGATGAATAAAACTACAAGCATTAATTCTTACCTTCCCCTATTAACTTCCACAAGCATTTGATGATTCTGCTTCAGAATATTATCCTGATCTTGATCGTTACTTTTGCTTCCCATGTAGACGACATAAACCTGTCAGTTCCATTGAATTCAGATTCCATAACTTGCATTTAAGATAACCCAAAGGGAAAATATATATACTTTGTGAAATTCCATACCTTGGCAGAAAAGCAAAAGGTGGAATTTGCAACAAGTACTGCAAGAAACAGATTAAAGAAGGCAAAACTTCTTTGCCATGTAAAAGAAAGCATTGTCACAAGGTTCTATAAATTAAAAGAAGTTAGAAGAAGAATCTTGGTTGCAGTTGTTGTATAAAAACGTTGGTGTTTTGTTTTGTCTTAATAGAATGAAATTAGTTAGTTATATATAACAAGAAAAAGAATGGAAAAACGTGGAGTAGTGGGAGTAAAGGAAAGTAGTAATGGGAAAAAGACTAAGATGAAGacagagagagaaagagaaagagaaagagagtGAGTGTTGCTTTTGGAACAAGTAAAAGGAACCGCAAAAGAGTCCATATTTGTATGAAACCGTTATATCTTTAAAGCAATGTAATGTTATATGAGACTCTCAAACACTCAATCATTTTATAACCTCCACTAGACGGTTCAATCAGTTACTGTTTGATTATTTTGGCAGTTTTGTAGGTTTTTAAAACATTAATCTTATTAATTAATAATGAATTGTTGATTTGTTCCAGTGTGATGATGTGTTTATGAAGTTTTATATACTATGATACATCATACATGTGATGAGCAAATGTATATTTGTCCAAACAATGAGATTGATTCCACTGCCTCTCTTACCATTGACAGTGAAATAGCGTATGGTTGTCACTAAATGTAGCAATTGCACTTGTCAAAGATGGTTAGGTCTCCTGGTCATACATAAATTGCAGCTATGATTTGGATGTTAGATAGAAATTCGATTGATGGTTTATACGTGAATTTCATTATAATTCTACAATGATACTGACGGTTCTTTTCTAAACTTACATTGAAATGTTTCTTCTAATGTTAAGTAAAATTTGGATTTTATGACTTTTTAATTGGTGTTCCTAGTTAAATCTTATTTGGTAAAAAGGATTTGTATTTGTTAGTAAAATAAGACCTCattatgttttaaattttttaaaattttaaattttcaaaatcaaaattaattttaaaaataaatatttatgATAAATATATATTAGGTCTGTGAAATAATTCATATATTATTAAGTTTATAATATATTTGGTTAATAGTAATTTTTATAATAGCGGTTAAAAGTGATGGTTGTCAATGTATGTTGGAGTGGTGATTCCTGATCGTTAGAGTGGTGATTCCGGGTCGTTAGAGTGGTGGTAGTCGACAACGGTTAGTGATGATAATCAATAGTGGTTGGAGATGGTCAAAGTGGTGGTTTAGTGGTTCTGGGTGGTGGTAACGGGCGGTCAGATTGATGATCAAAGTTGGATAGAGTGGTCATCGACGATCGCTGGAGTGATGGTCAATGTAATGGATGACAATATTTGATTATTGAAATATGTCTTAAAACA includes these proteins:
- the LOC127119950 gene encoding subtilisin-like serine-protease S, which translates into the protein MLSFTWQRSFAFFNLFLAVLVANSTFCFSAKVYVVYMGSKSNDQDQDNILKQNHQMLVEVNRGSIEQAKASHIYSYKHGFKGFAAKLTEEQAYQISKMEGVVSVFPNSKRMLHTTHSWDFMGLLDDETMENMGYSNKNQENVIIGIIDTGIWPESPSFRDTDMPPVPRRWKGRCQIGEAFNASSCNRKVIGARYYMSGYEAEEGSDKKVSFRSARDSAGHGSHTASTAAGRYVADMNYKGLAAGKARGGAPMARIAVYKTCWNSGCYDVDLLAAFDDAIRDGVHIISLSLGPQSPQGDYFNDAISVASFHAARHGVLVVASAGNEGTPGSATNLAPWIITVAAGSTDRDFTSDIILGNGVNIKGDSLSLLEMNASRRTIPASEAFAGYFTPYQSSYCLDSSLNKTKTKGKVLVCRHDGGSMASKLEKSRVVKEAGGVGMILIDETDQEVAIPFVIPSAIVRAKTGEKILSYINSTSMPISRISRAKTVVGVQPAPRATAFSSKGPNSLTPEILKPDVLAPGLNILAAWSPAAAGNMKFNILSGTSMSCPHVTGIAALIKAAHPSWSPSAIKSAIMTTATIVDKQNKPIRADPDRRMADAFDYGSGFVNPARVLDPGLVYDSQPEDFVAFLCSIGYDEKSLHLVTRDNSTCAGAFKTPSNLNYPSITVPNLEDSFSATRVVTNVGKARSIYEAEVLSPDGVNVTVVPNRLAFTRTGQKIKFTVNFKVIAPLKGYAFGLLTWSNRMSKVTSPLVVKVATASLGLVR